The Coriobacteriia bacterium DNA segment CTGCTGTCACGTGGGCCGAGCAGGGCTGTGGCATCGTTCCCATCGACGCCCACGACCGGGCTGTGCGCGAGGCGGCAGGCCGGCTGGGCTGCGAGTTGGCAACGCGGGCTGATGTCGTTGTGCGCATGGCGTGCGGCATCCCGCAGGTTATCAAGGGCACGCTGCCTATGGGAGGCTCGCCGTGCCCGCGCCTTTAGCTACCGTCCTCCCGCTGCTCGTCGGCTTTGCGCTTGACCTCGCGCTCGGCGACCCGCGTCGCCTGCCGCACCCGGTCGTCGGCATGGGGCGCACGATTGCCTGGCTCGAGCCGCGCCTGCGTCGCGCCTTCCCCGACACGCCTGCCGGCCGGAGACACGCGGGCCTTGTGCTCGCCGTAGTCCTCCCGCTGGCAACACTCGTGCTGTCGGGAGGGCTCGTCGCGCTCGCAGGCCTCGCATCGCCGTGGCTCGCACTGGTCCTGCAGTGTCTCATGTGCTATCAGGCGCTTGCGACGTGCGAGCTGCGGCGCCAGACGATGGCCGTGCGCGCGCCGCTGCTCGCAAGCGACCTGCCGGCGGCGCGGACGGCTGTCTCCATGGTCGTGGGGCGCGAGACGGCTCAGCTCGACGAGGCGGGCGTGACGCGGGCAGCCGTCGAGACCGTTGCCGAGAATGCGAGCGACGGCGTCGTGGCGCCCCTGCTGTTCATGGCGATCGGCGGCGGCCCACTGGCGCTGGCATACAAGGCGGTGAACACGATGGACTCGATGGTCGGCTACAAAAACGAGCGCTACCTCGACTTCGGCCGGGCTGCGGCCCGCCTGGACGACGTGGCGAACTGGCTGCCGAGCCGCTTTGCCGCCCTGTGCTCCGTGCTCGCTGCATCCCTCGTGAGCCTGTCGGCGCCCGGTGCGTGGCGTGTGTGGCGACGCGATCGGCGCAAGCATGCGAGCCCTAATGCTGGCCAGACGGAGGCGGCGTTTGCCGGGGCACTCGGGTTGCAGCTCAACGGCGACGCCACGTACTTCGGGCATGTCGTCCACAAGCCGACGGTAGGCGATGCAACGCGGCCCATCGAGCCCGACGACATCGTCCGAGCCAATCGCCTCATGCTAGCGACGTCCGGCGTGGCGCTTGTTGCGTGCGTGGCGGTGCGAGCGGGCCTCGCGGGGCTGGCCGTCGCCATCGTGGGGGTGATCGCATGACGTCTCGCAGTGTACTTCCTGCCCACGGGGGCGACGTCGTCACGTATCGTGAGCGCTTCGGGCGCGAGCCGCTCGACTTCTCCGCGAATAGCAACCCACTCGGCATGTCACCGGCTGCTCGCATCGCTGCGGCCGACGCTCTGCACGAGGCCGATCGCTATCCCGATCCGCTCTGCCGCGAGCTGCGGGCCGCCCTTGCGACCCGCACGGGCGTTAGCGTCGACCACGTCATCTGCGGCAACGGAGCCGCTGACCTCATCTGGCGTCTCGTGCTGGCGCTACGGCCCTGCCGTGCCCTCGTGTGCGCGCCGACGTTCTCCGAGTACGAATCGGCCCTGCGCGCCACGAGCGGCGGCTCGTGCCTTGTTGTTCGCCACGAGCTATCCCGCGCGGAGGGCTTTGCCTTGACCGGGCGTCTCCTCGACGACATCACGCCTGACACGGACGTTGT contains these protein-coding regions:
- a CDS encoding bifunctional adenosylcobinamide kinase/adenosylcobinamide-phosphate guanylyltransferase — encoded protein: MAELLATCAAVTWAEQGCGIVPIDAHDRAVREAAGRLGCELATRADVVVRMACGIPQVIKGTLPMGGSPCPRL
- the cobD gene encoding cobalamin biosynthesis protein CobD produces the protein MLVGFALDLALGDPRRLPHPVVGMGRTIAWLEPRLRRAFPDTPAGRRHAGLVLAVVLPLATLVLSGGLVALAGLASPWLALVLQCLMCYQALATCELRRQTMAVRAPLLASDLPAARTAVSMVVGRETAQLDEAGVTRAAVETVAENASDGVVAPLLFMAIGGGPLALAYKAVNTMDSMVGYKNERYLDFGRAAARLDDVANWLPSRFAALCSVLAASLVSLSAPGAWRVWRRDRRKHASPNAGQTEAAFAGALGLQLNGDATYFGHVVHKPTVGDATRPIEPDDIVRANRLMLATSGVALVACVAVRAGLAGLAVAIVGVIA